From Bacteroidota bacterium, the proteins below share one genomic window:
- a CDS encoding gliding motility lipoprotein GldD: MFSLIIACGITSCRDTYTPKPPAYFRIDYPEHAYQHYDSSCNFVFDYPIYATLEDDKDRNSEPCWFNIVYTPFDARLHLSYKRVENLEHFFILTKDSRELVYKHTVKADAIRENLILTDQEGVSGKLYELDGSTATALQFFVTDSLQHFLRGSLYFNSQINRDSMDPIIDFLTVDIKHMINSLEWK; this comes from the coding sequence TTGTTTTCCCTAATCATTGCTTGTGGAATCACTTCATGCAGGGATACATATACACCCAAGCCACCTGCTTATTTTAGAATTGACTATCCTGAACATGCCTACCAGCATTACGATAGCAGCTGCAACTTTGTATTCGATTATCCGATTTATGCAACTTTAGAAGACGACAAAGACAGAAACTCGGAACCATGCTGGTTTAATATAGTATATACACCATTTGATGCCCGATTGCATTTGAGTTATAAAAGAGTAGAAAACCTTGAACATTTTTTTATACTGACAAAAGATTCGAGGGAATTGGTTTATAAACATACCGTAAAAGCAGATGCCATCAGAGAAAATTTAATACTAACTGATCAGGAAGGAGTGAGTGGTAAATTATATGAGTTAGATGGCAGTACTGCAACGGCTCTGCAGTTTTTTGTGACCGATTCTTTACAACATTTTTTGAGAGGATCGTTGTATTTTAACAGCCAAATAAACCGAGATTCAATGGATCCAATAATTGATTTCCTGACGGTTGATATCAAACATATGATCAATAGCCTGGAATGGAAATAA
- the recG gene encoding ATP-dependent DNA helicase RecG yields the protein MVYRSHILKTEIEYLKGVGPARAAVLKKYLELFTFDDLLNYFPFRYVDRSKIYKIADINSDAAQIQIQGVVSRVSEIGTGKSKRLIATLKDDSGSIELVWFKGQKWMKQIVKEGYEYLVFCKPSRFNSIYNMVHPEIELYAERDERKAKVKFQPVYSSSENAVAKGLDSKGIFKLQIELQSILSWNIPEILPAEILKKFKLISRKEAYQIIHFPKDLAEVEKARNRLKFEELFVLQFELLKYKQNRGKAYKGFMFTTVGEYFNTFYHNILPFELTNAQKRVIKEIRIDMKSGRQMNRLLQGDVGSGKTIVALMSMLIAIDNGYQAVIIAPTEILANQHFQNMQSLTQELGLQVGLLTGSSKAAVRKKLDEELRSGNMHIVIGTHALLEEKVVFKKLGLAIIDEQHRFGVAQRARLWAKSKTPPHVLVMTATPIPRTLAMTFYGDLDTSVIDELPPGRKEIITKHYFEKSRLAVQGSMKKIIQKGQQVYIVYPLIQESETLDYQNLMDGYDVIARDFPRPEYQLGIVHGKMKSEDKEQEMARFKKGELHILVSTTVIEVGVDVPNATAMIIESAERFGLSQLHQLRGRVGRGGDQSYCILMTGNKLTTDARTRLETMVRTNDGFKIAEVDLNIRGPGDLAGTQQSGLMNFRIANLATDHKILNAARVAASHIIENDPELIDPENQGLKLFLKEQAQQKFNWSKIS from the coding sequence GTGGTTTATCGAAGTCACATATTAAAAACTGAAATTGAATATCTGAAAGGTGTTGGTCCGGCCAGGGCTGCCGTGCTTAAGAAATATCTTGAGCTGTTTACATTTGACGATTTGCTTAACTACTTTCCATTTCGATATGTTGATAGAAGTAAGATTTATAAAATTGCTGATATCAATTCAGATGCTGCTCAAATTCAAATTCAAGGTGTGGTGAGCAGGGTCTCAGAAATTGGGACTGGGAAAAGTAAACGTTTGATAGCTACTTTAAAAGATGATAGCGGAAGTATAGAGCTCGTGTGGTTTAAGGGGCAAAAATGGATGAAACAAATTGTGAAAGAGGGCTATGAATATCTTGTATTTTGTAAGCCAAGTCGTTTTAATTCGATTTACAATATGGTTCATCCCGAAATTGAACTTTATGCTGAACGTGATGAAAGAAAAGCAAAAGTAAAGTTTCAACCTGTATATAGTAGTAGTGAAAATGCCGTGGCCAAAGGCTTGGATTCCAAAGGAATATTTAAACTACAGATTGAACTGCAAAGCATTTTGTCGTGGAATATTCCTGAAATACTTCCTGCAGAAATTTTGAAAAAATTCAAATTGATTTCAAGAAAGGAAGCCTATCAGATAATTCATTTTCCAAAAGATTTAGCGGAGGTTGAAAAAGCCAGAAATCGCCTGAAATTCGAAGAACTCTTTGTGCTTCAGTTTGAATTGCTTAAATACAAACAAAATAGGGGGAAAGCTTATAAAGGCTTTATGTTCACTACAGTTGGTGAGTATTTTAATACCTTTTACCACAACATTTTACCCTTCGAGCTAACCAATGCACAGAAAAGAGTAATTAAAGAAATTCGTATTGACATGAAAAGTGGTCGGCAAATGAACCGATTACTGCAAGGGGATGTAGGAAGTGGAAAAACCATTGTTGCTTTGATGAGTATGCTCATTGCCATTGATAATGGATATCAGGCGGTAATTATTGCTCCAACAGAAATTTTGGCCAATCAACATTTTCAGAATATGCAATCCTTAACACAAGAACTTGGATTGCAAGTGGGATTGTTAACCGGATCATCAAAAGCAGCTGTTCGAAAAAAACTGGATGAAGAGCTCCGATCTGGAAACATGCATATTGTGATAGGTACACATGCCTTATTGGAGGAAAAAGTTGTTTTTAAGAAACTTGGATTGGCTATAATAGACGAACAACATCGTTTTGGTGTTGCTCAAAGAGCTCGCTTATGGGCTAAATCGAAAACGCCTCCCCATGTTTTGGTGATGACGGCCACACCCATTCCGCGAACATTGGCTATGACGTTTTATGGTGATTTAGATACATCAGTCATTGATGAATTACCGCCCGGTCGTAAAGAGATTATTACCAAACATTATTTTGAAAAGAGTCGTTTGGCTGTTCAAGGTAGTATGAAGAAAATTATCCAAAAAGGTCAGCAAGTTTATATTGTTTATCCACTTATTCAGGAGTCAGAAACCCTGGATTACCAAAACCTGATGGATGGTTATGATGTTATTGCCAGGGATTTTCCTCGACCAGAATATCAGTTGGGCATTGTGCATGGAAAAATGAAATCGGAAGACAAAGAGCAAGAGATGGCTCGGTTTAAAAAGGGGGAACTTCATATTCTTGTATCAACTACTGTGATTGAAGTAGGGGTAGATGTTCCTAATGCCACAGCAATGATTATTGAAAGTGCCGAGCGCTTTGGCTTATCGCAATTGCATCAGTTGCGTGGACGGGTTGGACGAGGGGGAGATCAATCCTATTGTATTTTAATGACTGGAAATAAATTAACAACTGATGCACGAACTCGCCTGGAAACCATGGTTAGAACCAATGATGGCTTTAAAATAGCTGAAGTAGATTTGAATATTCGTGGGCCTGGCGATTTAGCAGGTACTCAGCAAAGCGGCTTGATGAACTTTCGGATTGCTAATCTGGCAACAGATCACAAAATTCTTAATGCGGCTCGTGTGGCAGCTTCCCATATTATTGAGAATGATCCCGAATTGATTGATCCTGAAAATCAAGGATTAAAATTATTTCTCAAAGAACAGGCACAGCAAAAATTTAATTGGAGTAAAATTTCATAA